A single Pantoea rwandensis DNA region contains:
- the dinG gene encoding ATP-dependent DNA helicase DinG has product MALTAAIKSQIAQWYKALQQQVPDFIPRAPQRQMIAEVAKSLAGDEGRHLVIEAPTGVGKTLSYLIPGIAVSRAEEKRLVISTANVALQDQIFSKDLPLLKKIIPDLTFTAAFGRGRYVCPRNLAALAATEDQQGDLLLYLDEEAVTGSKEEQKFCAKLEKQLSSYKWDGLRDHSDVSIDDSLWQRLSTDKANCLGHHCRWYRECPFFVARREIEQADVVVANHALVMAAMENESVLPPAKHLMLVLDEGHHLPEVARDALEMSAEITPGWSSLQLDLFVRLVETIMAQFRPKSPPPLTNPERLKGHCDEMRELLQILCDALNPLLPAHNQPGEFRFVLGELPEELMTMCARLFKLSDALRGLSEGLLNELGEQTGKADIMRLHRAIIQLNRQFGWFESISKLWRLAAMEKASNAPVSKWITREIRDGQAHLLFHCAGIRVSDQLEKLLWRKIPHVVVTSATLRSLNSFNRLQEMSGLNEKAGDRFVALDSPFNHVDQGKLVIPQMRYEPLMANEAEHIAEMAGFFLQQMAEEKHKGVLVLFASGRAMQQFVSHVSALRLSMLVQGDQPRSRLVELHRQRVEAGQTSILVGLQSFAEGLDLKGDLLTQVHIHKIAFPPVDSPVILTEGEWLKSLKRYPFEVQSLPSASFTLIQQVGRLIRSHHCFGEIVIYDRRLLNKAYGSRLLAALPVFPIEQPMVPEASIKPAVKAVVKAPVKSAKRKSKKS; this is encoded by the coding sequence ATGGCCCTGACAGCAGCGATAAAAAGCCAGATTGCGCAATGGTATAAGGCGCTGCAGCAGCAGGTTCCTGACTTTATCCCCCGTGCGCCCCAGCGTCAGATGATTGCCGAAGTGGCAAAAAGTCTGGCCGGTGATGAAGGCCGCCATCTGGTGATTGAAGCCCCCACCGGCGTGGGCAAAACCTTGTCTTATCTGATTCCCGGCATCGCGGTGAGCCGCGCCGAAGAGAAGCGGTTAGTGATCAGCACCGCCAACGTCGCGCTGCAGGATCAGATCTTCAGCAAAGATCTGCCGCTGCTGAAAAAAATCATCCCCGATCTCACCTTCACTGCCGCGTTTGGCCGTGGCCGCTATGTTTGCCCGCGCAATCTCGCGGCGCTGGCCGCGACCGAGGATCAGCAGGGTGACCTGCTGCTGTATCTCGATGAAGAAGCGGTAACCGGGTCGAAAGAAGAGCAGAAGTTCTGCGCCAAACTGGAAAAGCAACTCAGCAGCTACAAATGGGATGGCCTGCGCGATCACTCCGATGTCTCGATTGATGACAGCCTGTGGCAGCGCCTTTCCACCGATAAAGCCAACTGCCTGGGGCATCACTGCCGCTGGTATCGTGAATGCCCGTTCTTTGTTGCACGTCGTGAAATAGAACAGGCGGATGTGGTGGTGGCGAACCATGCGCTGGTGATGGCGGCGATGGAGAATGAATCCGTCTTACCGCCTGCCAAACACCTGATGCTGGTGCTAGACGAAGGTCATCATCTGCCAGAAGTGGCGCGTGACGCGCTGGAGATGAGCGCGGAAATCACCCCCGGCTGGAGCAGTTTGCAGCTCGATCTGTTTGTGCGGCTGGTGGAAACCATCATGGCGCAGTTCCGCCCGAAATCGCCTCCTCCACTGACCAACCCTGAGCGGTTAAAAGGCCATTGTGATGAGATGCGTGAACTGCTGCAAATTCTGTGCGACGCGCTGAATCCGTTATTACCCGCGCACAACCAGCCGGGTGAGTTCCGTTTTGTGCTGGGTGAGTTGCCGGAAGAACTGATGACGATGTGCGCACGGTTGTTCAAACTGAGCGATGCCTTACGCGGGTTGAGCGAAGGGTTACTCAATGAGTTAGGTGAGCAAACCGGCAAAGCCGACATTATGCGACTGCATCGGGCGATTATTCAGCTTAACCGTCAGTTTGGCTGGTTCGAATCGATCAGTAAACTTTGGCGACTGGCGGCCATGGAGAAAGCCTCTAATGCGCCGGTATCGAAATGGATTACGCGAGAAATTCGCGACGGCCAGGCGCATCTGCTGTTTCACTGCGCCGGGATTCGCGTCAGCGATCAGCTGGAAAAACTGCTGTGGCGTAAAATCCCGCATGTGGTAGTGACCTCGGCGACCTTGCGCTCACTGAACAGCTTCAATCGGCTGCAAGAGATGTCAGGGCTAAACGAGAAAGCGGGCGATCGCTTTGTGGCGCTGGATTCGCCATTTAATCATGTCGATCAAGGCAAGCTGGTGATCCCGCAAATGCGCTATGAACCGCTGATGGCGAATGAAGCAGAGCACATCGCCGAGATGGCAGGATTTTTCCTGCAACAAATGGCAGAAGAGAAGCACAAAGGCGTGCTGGTGCTGTTTGCCAGCGGGCGCGCGATGCAGCAGTTTGTCAGCCATGTCAGCGCATTACGCTTATCGATGCTGGTGCAGGGCGATCAACCTCGTTCGCGCTTAGTGGAGCTGCATCGCCAGCGAGTCGAAGCGGGGCAAACCAGTATTCTGGTCGGACTGCAGTCTTTTGCTGAAGGACTGGATTTAAAGGGCGATCTGCTGACGCAGGTGCATATCCATAAAATTGCTTTTCCCCCGGTGGACAGTCCGGTAATTTTGACCGAAGGGGAGTGGCTGAAGAGCCTCAAACGCTACCCGTTCGAAGTGCAGAGTTTACCCAGCGCCTCGTTTACGTTGATTCAGCAAGTCGGGCGTCTGATTCGTAGCCATCACTGCTTCGGGGAGATCGTGATATACGATCGGCGACTGCTTAATAAAGCTTATGGCAGTCGGCTGCTGGCCGCCTTACCGGTGTTTCCGATTGAGCAACCGATGGTGCCTGAAGCCAGCATAAAACCAGCGGTAAAAGCAGTGGTTAAAGCCCCAGTAAAATCAGCGAAGCGTAAAAGTAAGAAATCTTAG
- a CDS encoding LysR family transcriptional regulator, translated as MQTLPNLKLLQVFASVVENQGYSRAQQALNMTTPAISAYMSELETQLGFILCQRGRGGFTLTTKGEQFHRYSQEMLATLAGWQEQVETLKSAQGGTFSLGVVDATVTDSTLDLPAAIARFNQRFPAVFFNLSVRDPNELQQQLLEDRLDLAIGHFPLRASNLVTIPLYEEQHWLYCSPQHPLAQGDPDMRTVQQTGMVTRRYWNQQELNKRGFRQTNASVESIEAQLTLILSGRYIGYLPEHYAQSGEQQGTLCRLLPQHFHFRAPFSFAFRRGRARETLIRAMREILNPARKNSSES; from the coding sequence GTGCAAACGCTCCCCAATCTCAAACTGCTCCAGGTGTTCGCCAGCGTGGTGGAGAATCAGGGCTATTCACGTGCTCAGCAGGCGCTGAATATGACCACGCCCGCCATTAGCGCCTATATGAGCGAGCTGGAAACGCAGCTGGGTTTTATTCTGTGTCAGCGCGGACGTGGCGGTTTTACCCTCACCACGAAAGGCGAACAGTTTCATCGTTACAGTCAGGAAATGCTGGCCACGCTGGCGGGTTGGCAAGAGCAGGTTGAGACGCTAAAAAGTGCCCAGGGTGGCACCTTTTCGCTGGGCGTGGTGGATGCCACTGTCACCGACAGCACGCTGGATCTGCCGGCGGCGATTGCGCGCTTTAATCAGCGTTTTCCGGCGGTATTTTTCAATCTCAGCGTGCGCGATCCCAACGAACTGCAGCAGCAGTTACTGGAAGACCGCCTCGATCTGGCAATCGGGCACTTTCCGCTGCGTGCCAGCAATCTGGTCACCATTCCGCTTTATGAGGAGCAACACTGGTTGTATTGCAGTCCGCAACATCCCCTGGCGCAGGGCGATCCGGATATGCGCACCGTGCAGCAAACCGGCATGGTGACGCGGCGTTACTGGAATCAGCAGGAGTTAAACAAGCGCGGCTTCCGCCAGACTAACGCCTCAGTGGAGAGTATAGAGGCGCAGCTGACGCTGATCCTCTCCGGGAGATATATCGGCTATTTGCCGGAACACTACGCGCAAAGCGGGGAACAGCAGGGCACGCTATGCCGCTTGTTGCCGCAACATTTTCACTTCCGCGCACCGTTCTCCTTTGCCTTCCGTCGGGGACGAGCCCGCGAAACGCTGATCCGCGCGATGCGTGAAATTCTGAATCCAGCGCGAAAAAATAGCAGCGAAAGCTGA
- the ybiB gene encoding DNA-binding protein YbiB, which produces MELNKIIKEIGRGKNHARDIDFDTAVALYSAMLADEVPELELGGVLIALRIKGEGEEEMRGFYHAMQQQMMQLQPPANRPMPIVIPSYNGARRQGNLTPLLALLLSKLGFPVLLHGVSDDPTRITTEAVLAALDIAPVTNAQQAQAKLESGELAFITIDHLCAPMAKQLSLRWRMGVRNSAHTLAKLATPFAERAALRLASVSHPEYVPRVGKFFQDIDAPGILLNGTEGEVYANPQRCPAINYIAGAGAQAEVWVERQPEISVELPESKNAQDTADWIKQVLCGERAVPQALRLQLACCLVATGESATLDEAETRLQQAGI; this is translated from the coding sequence ATGGAACTGAATAAAATCATCAAAGAGATTGGGCGCGGTAAGAATCACGCGCGCGATATCGATTTTGACACCGCCGTTGCGCTGTACAGCGCGATGCTGGCGGATGAAGTACCCGAACTGGAACTTGGTGGTGTGCTGATCGCCCTGCGTATCAAGGGCGAAGGTGAAGAGGAGATGCGCGGTTTTTACCACGCCATGCAGCAGCAGATGATGCAGTTGCAGCCGCCCGCCAATCGCCCGATGCCGATTGTGATCCCCAGCTACAACGGCGCACGTCGTCAGGGCAATCTCACGCCGCTGTTAGCCTTACTATTAAGCAAACTCGGTTTTCCGGTATTGCTGCACGGTGTGAGTGACGATCCGACGCGCATCACCACCGAAGCCGTGCTGGCGGCGCTGGATATTGCGCCGGTCACCAACGCGCAACAGGCACAAGCGAAGCTGGAGAGCGGCGAACTGGCCTTTATCACCATCGATCACCTGTGTGCACCGATGGCAAAACAGCTGTCGCTGCGCTGGCGCATGGGCGTGCGTAATAGTGCGCACACGCTGGCGAAGCTGGCCACGCCGTTTGCCGAACGTGCCGCGTTGCGTCTGGCGAGTGTTTCCCATCCGGAATATGTGCCGCGCGTCGGCAAGTTCTTTCAGGATATCGATGCACCCGGCATTCTGCTGAACGGCACCGAAGGTGAAGTGTATGCGAATCCACAGCGCTGTCCGGCGATTAACTACATTGCCGGTGCGGGCGCACAGGCGGAAGTGTGGGTAGAGCGCCAGCCAGAAATCAGTGTGGAACTGCCAGAAAGTAAAAATGCGCAGGACACCGCAGACTGGATAAAACAGGTGCTGTGCGGCGAACGAGCGGTGCCACAGGCGCTGCGTTTACAGCTGGCGTGCTGCTTAGTGGCAACCGGGGAATCAGCGACGCTGGATGAGGCGGAAACCCGCTTGCAGCAAGCTGGGATCTGA